A stretch of DNA from Skermanella mucosa:
TGGTCAGGAATGGAAGGTTCCCCGCTGCGGTGAACCCGCATGCCGTACGAGCACGACGAGCCGCGCAATCACAAGTTCCCGAAGTCGCAAGATTGCGAACGCCTGGTGCGGGAGGAGGAGAAACAGGCCGCCTTGCCGGAGCCCGCCGGTAGCAGGCTCGCGGGCCTCCGGCATGCTGACCCGCGCGGCAATGCCTTCTGAGCGGCCATGTCGTCTCAACGGAGCGCCACCGGCGCCGTGGCGGCGCCCCGGCTGATGACCGGGCCCGGATTACGCGTTAGGCTGGTCCCGGATATCCGGCGGCGCGGCGATGCCGTGGTCCGCCGCATGGCGGCGTGAGAAAGGATGAACCCCATGGCCCGAAAGCTCCCCAGACCCCTGAGGTCGCAGGCCTGGTTCGGCGGCGACACGAAGGACGGCTTCATCCATAGGAGCTGGATGAAGAACGGCGGACTTCCGGACGACGCCTTCGACGGCCGCCCGGTGATCGGCATCTGCAACACCTTCTCCGAATTTACGCCGTGCAACGCGCATTTCCGCGGCTTGGCGGAGCAGATCAAGCTGGGCGTGCTGGAGGCGGGCGGGCTGCCGCTGGAATTTCCGGTCTTTTCCTGCGGCGAATCCAACCTGCGACCGACGGCCATGCTGTTCCGGAACCTGGCGTCGATGGATGTCGAGGAGGCGATCCGCGGCAATCCGATGGACGGGGTGGTCCTGATGGCCGGCTGCGACAAGACCACGCCGTCGCTGCTGATGGGAGCGGCGAGCTGCGATCTGCCGTCGATCGTCATTTCCGGCGGGCCGATGCTGAACGGCAAGTTCCGCGGGGCGGACATCGGGTCGGGAACCGATGTCTGGAAATTTTCCGAGGATGTCCGGGCCGGGCGCATGCCGCGGGAGCATTTCATGGCCGCCGAGAACGGCATGTCGCGCTCGCCCGGGCACTGCATGACCATGGGAACCGCTTCGACCATGGCCTCCATGGCTGAATCCCTGGGGCTGACCTTGCCCGGCAACGCGGCATATCCGGCCGTCGACGCGCACCGCGCGCGCCTGGCCCGCCTGACCGGCCGGCGCATCGTGGGTATGGTCGCCGAAGACCTGCGCCTGTCGAAGGTGCTGACCCGGCGGGCCTTCCTCAACGCGATCCGGATGAACGGAGCGATCGGCGGCTCCACCAACGCGGTCGTCCACCTGCTGGCGATCGCGGGTCGCATCGGGGTCGACCTGACGCTCGACGATTGGGACAGCGCTGGCCGGGGCGTGCCGACCATCGTCAACCTGATGCCCTCCGGGCGGTACCTGATGGAGGATTTCTGCTATGCCGGCGGCATCCCGGCGGTGATGAAGGAAGTGTCGGACCTGCTGGACCTCGACGTGCCGACGGTGACGGGAGCGACCCTGGGCGACAACATCCGCCCGGCCGAGAATTTCGATCCCGACGTCATCCGGCCGCGCGACAGGGCCCTGGTGCGGGACGGCGGCATCGCCGTGCTGCGCGGCAACCTGGCGGCATCGGGTGCGATCCTGAAACCGTCGGCCGCGTCGCCGGAGCTGATGCGCCATCGCGGCCGGGCCGTCGTCTTCGAGAGCATCGAGCATTACAAGGCGACGGTCGACGACCCCGCCCTCGACATCGACGAGACCTGCGTGATGGTGCTGAAGAATTGCGGGCCTAAGGGCTATCCGGGAATGGCGGAAGTCGGCAACATGGCGCTGCCGAAGAAGCTGCTGGAACGCGGCGTGCGGGACATGGTCCGCATCTCCGACGCGCGCATGTCGGGCACCGCCTACGGCACCGTCGTCCTCCACTGCGCGCCGGAGGCCGCGGTCGGCGGCACGCTGGCCCTGGTGCGGACAGGCGACATCATCGACCTGGACGTGGATGCGCGGCGCCTTCACCTGGACGTGCCGGAGGACGAACTGGCCCGCCGCGCCGCCGCCTGGACTCCGCCCGAACCTGCGGTCCGGGGCGGGTACCAGAGCCTTTACGTGGAGCGGGTGATGCAGGCCGACCGGGGAGCCGACCTGGATTTCCTGGTCGGTTGCCGAGGGCACGCGGTGCCGCGCGAAAGTCATTAAGGGCGGTACCGGTGCGGGAAGGCGGAACCCGCCGCGACAGCTTCCGAAACCGCTCATGCATGTCACCTGACCGCCGTGACGGGCCGCAGCTCGCCGATCTCCTGCCAGCAAGCTGCCTGGTAGCCAGCCCGTTACTCGGCAGCCACCTGAGGGGAGTCGACCGGTTCGCGGCGACCCGGGAATCGCCCGGTGGCTTCTTCCTGAGGAATCCCGGAATTGGAAGCCTCGGGATCGGAAGCCATGAAATGGTCTCGCAACATTTCCTTCGTGATATAGGAAATGATCATCGGGCAGGATGTATCCGTCGAATGGCGGTAGGCTGCGTGAGGTATTTCCCCGACAACCTCCAGCCCGACTTTCCGGATGAACCTGAGGGCAAGCTTATTGAACGCCGGCGTTTCGCCACGGATCACCCGCAGGGATACTCCCCTGTTGAATTTCATATCAAGAAGCTGCCACAGCAATTCCCGGGCCACCTGGACCGTCAGTCT
This window harbors:
- a CDS encoding IlvD/Edd family dehydratase — encoded protein: MARKLPRPLRSQAWFGGDTKDGFIHRSWMKNGGLPDDAFDGRPVIGICNTFSEFTPCNAHFRGLAEQIKLGVLEAGGLPLEFPVFSCGESNLRPTAMLFRNLASMDVEEAIRGNPMDGVVLMAGCDKTTPSLLMGAASCDLPSIVISGGPMLNGKFRGADIGSGTDVWKFSEDVRAGRMPREHFMAAENGMSRSPGHCMTMGTASTMASMAESLGLTLPGNAAYPAVDAHRARLARLTGRRIVGMVAEDLRLSKVLTRRAFLNAIRMNGAIGGSTNAVVHLLAIAGRIGVDLTLDDWDSAGRGVPTIVNLMPSGRYLMEDFCYAGGIPAVMKEVSDLLDLDVPTVTGATLGDNIRPAENFDPDVIRPRDRALVRDGGIAVLRGNLAASGAILKPSAASPELMRHRGRAVVFESIEHYKATVDDPALDIDETCVMVLKNCGPKGYPGMAEVGNMALPKKLLERGVRDMVRISDARMSGTAYGTVVLHCAPEAAVGGTLALVRTGDIIDLDVDARRLHLDVPEDELARRAAAWTPPEPAVRGGYQSLYVERVMQADRGADLDFLVGCRGHAVPRESH